TCCACCAACATTTTTAGGCGATTGAAGAATGAAATTCCCAATTCCTTTTCCAGGTGTTTGATAAAACGAACCGAACTGTCAATGGAACAACCGGAGGCATTTGCCTGGTCTTCATTCACGACAAGAATTAAATGGTAATCCCCCAAAACCGCTCCGTAAGCATTCAGCTTTGCACCATGCGCAGCCCACTCAGCCAGGAATGGAGGAAGGACTTCTTCAATCCATGCTTTTTCCGTCGCTGTTAATTTGCGATCGGACTGATAGCTCCACAAACGGGCATCATCCGGAAGTTGGTCAAAAGGAATCATAATTCAGCTGCGTTTGCAATCAATTCCGCCACATCCAATACCTGGATCTCGTGTTCTTTGTTGAAGTTTTTCACTCCATCGGTCATCATGGTATTACAGAAAGGACAACCGGTTGCAATGATAGAAGCATGGGTTTCCAGAGCATCTTCCGTACGTTCTACGTTTACTTCCTTGTTTCCTTTTTCAGCTTCCTTGAACATTTGAGCACCACCTGCACCACAACACAATCCGTTTGTTTTGCAGCGTTTCATCTCTACCAGTTCCGCATCCAGTTTCTCAATCAGAACACGCGGTGCTTCGTATACATCGTTTGCTCTTCCCAAATAACAAGGATCGTGGAATGTGATTTTCTTTCCTTTGAAAACACCGCCGTCTTTCAGCGATAATTTTCCGGAATTAATCAATTCCTGGATCAGTTGCGTGTGGTGAATGACTTCGTATTTTCCGCCCAATTCCGGGTATTCGTTCTTCAAGGTATTGAAGCAATGCGGACAAGCTGTCACAATTTTTTTGACTTCATACCCATCCAATACCTGGATATTCATCATGGCCTGCATCTGGAATGTAAACTCATTCCCTGCACGTTTTGCCGGATCTCCGGTACATGATTCTTCTGCACCCAATACGGCAAAATTCACTTTACACTCGTTCAAAATACGAACCAGTGCTTTGGTGATCTTTTTAGCCCTGTCATCAAAACTACCCGAACAACCAACCCAAAACAGGATATCCGGGGTTTGTCCCTGCGCCATCATTTCGGCCATTGTCGGTACGTGTATCGTGCTCATAATCTTTTCTAAAATATGTTCAAAAGGTTGAAATGTTCAAAGCGTTCAAACTATGATTTCTCATAACTGTAACATTTCACTTTTTAACTTTATAACTTTTGCCTTTTTTACTTTTGATTAATCTTCGTGAATCCAATTTCCTCTGTCTGACGGAGAAAACTGCCATGGAGCCCCGTTGTTCTCAATGTTTGTCAACATCCCCGTTAACTCAGTCGGCATTTTCGATTCTTCCATCACCAGATACCTTCTCAAATCAACGATAATAGCAAGCGGGTCAATATTTACCGGACAAGCTTCCACGCAGGCGTTGCAGGAAGTACATGCCCAAATTTCCTCTTCTGTGATGTAATCAAACAACAAGGATTTTCCATCTTCGTAATCTTTGCCGTTCTTGCGTTTTCCGTCGGCATATTCCACCATACGGTCGCGTGTGTCCATCATGATCTTACGCGGAGAAAGTTTTTTCCCGGTAATATTTGCCGGACAGGAAGCCGTACAGCGGCCGCATTCCGTACAAGTATAGGAATCCATCAGGTTCTTCCAGGTCAGATCATTGATATCCTTTGCACCGAAACGTTGAGGAGCTCCGCCATCAGGGGCCGGGGCTGCAAAGGGATCTGCTGTCGGATCAAGCATTAATTTCACCTCGTTGGTAACGGCTTCCATATTGGTAAACTTCCCTTTTTTCTCCAGGTTGGAGTAGTACGTGTTCGGGAATGCCAATAAAATGTGGAAGTGCTTGGAATATGGCAAATAATTCAGGAATGCCAATACCATGAACCAGTGTCCCCACCAGCCGATGCGCTCCAAAACAAGCAATGTTTCCGTGCTCATTCCGCCAAAAATATGCGGACCAACCCAGGAAGAAATCGCAAAGCCAAAAGAACCTGCTTCATGTGATGCGTGCGATGCTCCTCTCAGGTACAAAGCTTCGTCGGCTCCGTTCATGGTGAAAATACAGAACACCAGAATAAGCTCCATACACAGGATCAGGTTCGCATCAAAAGTGGGGAAACCTTTCATTTCCGGCTTTTGGAAACGAGGCAATTTTAAGATATTTCTTCGTGAAAGAAAGGCAATCGTAGCGATCAAAGCAGCTACCGAAAGCACTTCGATAATGGAAATCACCAGGGTGTAGAATCCTCCCAGAGAAGCCATGAAAGCGCGGTGAGAACCGGTTATTCCGTCGTAGATAATCTCGATCAGTTCTACTTGTGTAATCACAAAAGCCACATAGATCCCTAAGTGCAAAATAGCAGGAATGGGTCTTTTGAACATTTTCTTCTGTCCCAAAGCCACCAAAGCCATTGTTGCCCAACGTTCCCCCGGTTTATCTTTCCGGTTCACATCCCTTCCCAGTAAAATATTCGAGCGAATTTTTAAGATGTTCACACCGAACCATCCGAATCCGCCTATCAGCAATACACTAAAAATAATCGCAGCAATCATAAACTGTTTTTAATCAGGGATAGAATCTAACAAGTTACGTAATTTTTTCTCATCACCTGTAGTAATCGGAACTCCTTTTGTTTTCGCACCGAATACGGAGAAGTGAATGTATCTTTCAGGATGTTTCTCTAAGTCCTGAACCAGGTTTTGAAGGCTCTTGTTGGTCTGAACCAATTCGTTGTATAATTTTTCGTCCTTCAATAATTTCCCAAGCGTTCCGTTCCCTGCTTCAATGGAAGCAAAGGTTGAATTCAGTTTTTCGATTGTTGCATTGGCATTTGTAATCACTTTCTTGAAGTCTGCAGAAACCAGGTCTTCTGAAA
The window above is part of the Fluviicola sp. genome. Proteins encoded here:
- a CDS encoding (Fe-S)-binding protein translates to MMSTIHVPTMAEMMAQGQTPDILFWVGCSGSFDDRAKKITKALVRILNECKVNFAVLGAEESCTGDPAKRAGNEFTFQMQAMMNIQVLDGYEVKKIVTACPHCFNTLKNEYPELGGKYEVIHHTQLIQELINSGKLSLKDGGVFKGKKITFHDPCYLGRANDVYEAPRVLIEKLDAELVEMKRCKTNGLCCGAGGAQMFKEAEKGNKEVNVERTEDALETHASIIATGCPFCNTMMTDGVKNFNKEHEIQVLDVAELIANAAEL
- a CDS encoding (Fe-S)-binding protein, which translates into the protein MIAAIIFSVLLIGGFGWFGVNILKIRSNILLGRDVNRKDKPGERWATMALVALGQKKMFKRPIPAILHLGIYVAFVITQVELIEIIYDGITGSHRAFMASLGGFYTLVISIIEVLSVAALIATIAFLSRRNILKLPRFQKPEMKGFPTFDANLILCMELILVFCIFTMNGADEALYLRGASHASHEAGSFGFAISSWVGPHIFGGMSTETLLVLERIGWWGHWFMVLAFLNYLPYSKHFHILLAFPNTYYSNLEKKGKFTNMEAVTNEVKLMLDPTADPFAAPAPDGGAPQRFGAKDINDLTWKNLMDSYTCTECGRCTASCPANITGKKLSPRKIMMDTRDRMVEYADGKRKNGKDYEDGKSLLFDYITEEEIWACTSCNACVEACPVNIDPLAIIVDLRRYLVMEESKMPTELTGMLTNIENNGAPWQFSPSDRGNWIHED